From one Sulfurimonas sp. HSL-3221 genomic stretch:
- the nhaD gene encoding sodium:proton antiporter NhaD has translation MHDTMLDLTSTWVGIAVLAVFIIGYYFIATEEKYELNKAKPALFIGTFSFMLIGIYYALNGLSPDPLHEEMRTLIEEIAEIFFFLFVAMTFIETLIERGVFDVLKYKLVSKGYSYKKLFWLTGLLAFFISPVADNLTTALILSTVLFTIDRDNHKFLVPGAINIVVAANAGGAWSPFGDITTLMAWTAQKGEFIDFLFLFVPSIGGWVLTAWLLARFVPAGAPAFDASSEAAPQMRDGGMTVVYLGAATIVIAVLGHQFFHFPAMWGMVFGLALLKLYSFRLTKQKRDSFDIFVNMQKIENDTLLFFFGILSAVGALHYVGFLNYIHDLYGVIGATASNIGVGFLSAIVDNVPVMSAILKASPEMGLDQWMLVTMTAGIGGSLISFGSAAGVGVMGRLRGIYTFGAHMKYAWTILAGYLLSLLLWYIQFEILGLY, from the coding sequence ATGCATGATACCATGCTTGACCTGACCTCGACGTGGGTCGGGATCGCCGTGCTGGCCGTCTTTATCATCGGCTATTATTTTATTGCAACGGAAGAAAAATATGAGTTGAACAAGGCCAAGCCGGCGCTGTTCATCGGGACGTTCTCGTTTATGCTGATCGGGATCTATTATGCGCTCAACGGGCTCTCTCCGGACCCGCTGCACGAGGAGATGCGCACGCTGATCGAGGAGATCGCGGAGATATTCTTCTTCCTGTTCGTGGCGATGACTTTCATCGAGACCCTGATCGAACGGGGCGTTTTTGACGTCTTGAAATACAAGCTCGTCTCCAAGGGATACAGCTACAAGAAACTTTTCTGGCTGACGGGCCTGCTGGCTTTCTTCATTTCGCCGGTAGCCGACAACCTCACCACGGCGCTGATCCTTTCGACGGTACTCTTCACGATCGACCGTGACAACCACAAGTTCCTCGTACCGGGGGCGATCAATATCGTCGTGGCGGCCAACGCCGGTGGTGCCTGGAGCCCCTTTGGGGATATCACAACGCTGATGGCGTGGACGGCGCAGAAGGGCGAATTTATCGACTTCCTTTTCCTCTTCGTCCCCTCCATCGGCGGCTGGGTCCTGACGGCATGGCTGCTGGCCCGTTTCGTTCCGGCGGGTGCACCGGCGTTTGACGCGAGCAGCGAAGCGGCACCGCAGATGCGCGACGGCGGGATGACGGTTGTTTACCTGGGCGCTGCAACGATCGTCATCGCGGTCCTGGGACACCAGTTCTTCCACTTCCCGGCGATGTGGGGCATGGTCTTCGGTCTGGCGCTGCTCAAGCTCTACTCTTTCCGCCTGACGAAGCAGAAGCGCGATTCGTTCGATATCTTCGTCAATATGCAGAAGATCGAGAACGATACGCTGCTCTTCTTCTTCGGAATCCTCTCCGCCGTCGGTGCGCTGCACTATGTCGGTTTTCTCAACTACATCCACGATCTCTACGGGGTGATCGGTGCGACGGCGTCGAACATCGGCGTCGGCTTCCTCTCGGCGATCGTCGACAACGTCCCGGTCATGAGCGCGATCCTCAAAGCGAGCCCGGAGATGGGGCTGGACCAGTGGATGCTCGTGACCATGACGGCGGGAATAGGCGGAAGCCTGATCAGTTTCGGATCCGCAGCCGGCGTCGGCGTCATGGGGCGTCTGCGCGGGATCTACACCTTCGGCGCGCATATGAAATATGCCTGGACGATCCTGGCGGGCTATCTCCTCTCGCTGCTGCTCTGGTACATCCAGTTTGAGATCCTCGGCCTCTACTAG
- the guaA gene encoding glutamine-hydrolyzing GMP synthase → MKDVSIIVLDFGSQYTQLIARRLREERIYCEIVPYFTKVEEITAKNPKGIILSGGPASVYDEDAYEVDKAIYDLGLPVMGICYGMQRIAVDFGGSVIRSDHHEYGKAELYINEEHGNVSPLFESCENGRVVWMSHSDRVDVLPEGFAPIAHSDNSPFAAIANEEKRVYAMQYHPEVQHSEEGYLMLRNFARKICGVTEKWDMGHFLKEQIAKIKEQVGDGKVLCGLSGGVDSSVVAALLYEAIGDQLIPVFVDNGLLRKGEREQVEEVFKVNLKVPLVVADASELFLERLANVTDPETKRKTIGHTFIEVFEAEAKKHSGIKFLAQGTLYPDVIESVSVKGPSETIKSHHNVGGLPDWMDFELIEPLRELFKDEVRKLGRELGLPESMINRHPFPGPGLAIRIMGDVNKPDLNLLREADVILLDELKASGYYTRTWQAFAVLLNVKSVGVMGDNRTYDNTVCVRVVEAVDGMTATFAHLPHDLLERISRRIINEVDGINRVVYDISSKPPATIEWE, encoded by the coding sequence GTGAAAGACGTCAGCATTATCGTACTGGATTTCGGATCGCAGTATACGCAGCTTATTGCACGCCGCCTGCGCGAGGAACGCATCTACTGTGAAATCGTTCCCTACTTCACCAAGGTCGAAGAGATCACCGCGAAAAATCCCAAAGGGATCATCCTCAGCGGCGGCCCGGCTTCGGTGTACGACGAAGACGCCTATGAAGTGGACAAGGCGATCTACGACCTCGGCCTCCCCGTGATGGGTATCTGTTACGGGATGCAGCGTATCGCCGTCGACTTCGGCGGTTCGGTCATCCGCTCCGATCACCACGAATACGGCAAGGCGGAGCTCTATATCAACGAGGAGCACGGCAACGTCTCCCCGCTGTTCGAATCATGCGAGAACGGCCGTGTCGTCTGGATGAGCCACAGTGACCGTGTTGATGTTCTCCCGGAGGGCTTTGCCCCGATCGCCCACTCCGACAACTCCCCCTTCGCGGCGATCGCGAACGAGGAGAAGCGCGTCTACGCTATGCAGTACCACCCGGAAGTCCAGCACAGCGAAGAGGGGTACCTCATGCTGCGCAACTTTGCCCGCAAGATCTGCGGCGTGACCGAGAAGTGGGATATGGGTCACTTCCTCAAAGAACAGATCGCGAAGATCAAAGAGCAGGTCGGTGACGGCAAGGTCCTCTGCGGGCTCTCCGGCGGGGTAGACTCCTCTGTCGTCGCGGCGCTGCTGTACGAAGCAATCGGCGACCAGTTGATCCCCGTCTTCGTCGACAACGGGCTGCTGCGCAAGGGCGAGCGCGAACAGGTCGAGGAGGTCTTCAAGGTCAACCTGAAAGTCCCCCTCGTCGTGGCGGACGCTTCCGAGCTCTTCCTGGAGCGCCTGGCGAACGTCACCGACCCGGAGACGAAACGCAAGACGATCGGACACACTTTCATCGAGGTCTTCGAAGCCGAAGCGAAGAAGCACTCCGGCATCAAGTTCCTGGCCCAGGGTACCCTCTACCCCGACGTCATCGAATCCGTCTCCGTCAAAGGACCTTCCGAGACGATCAAATCCCACCACAATGTCGGCGGCCTGCCGGACTGGATGGATTTTGAGCTGATCGAGCCGCTTCGCGAACTTTTCAAGGATGAAGTCCGCAAGCTCGGCCGCGAACTGGGGCTCCCCGAATCGATGATCAACCGCCACCCCTTCCCAGGACCGGGTCTGGCGATCCGTATCATGGGCGACGTCAACAAGCCTGACCTCAACCTGCTGCGTGAAGCGGATGTCATTCTGCTCGACGAGCTCAAGGCGAGCGGTTACTACACCCGCACATGGCAGGCGTTTGCCGTGCTGCTAAACGTCAAGAGCGTCGGGGTCATGGGCGACAACCGTACCTACGACAATACCGTCTGTGTCCGCGTCGTCGAGGCGGTCGACGGGATGACGGCGACCTTCGCGCACCTCCCGCACGACCTGCTCGAGCGCATCAGCCGCCGCATCATCAACGAAGTCGACGGGATCAACCGCGTCGTCTACGACATCAGCTCCAAGCCGCCTGCAACAATCGAGTGGGAGTAA
- the uvrC gene encoding excinuclease ABC subunit UvrC translates to MLEQIQNLPDRPGVYHYYDAGGHLLYVGKAKSLKKRVKSYFRFTPVLAPNPTLSPRIRKMLGETVSLNYIVVESEHDALILENSLIKQLKPKYNILLRDDKTYPYIYIDRALPFPRFEITRKVITGSRIEYFGPYSVGARDILDSLYDLVPLVQKQSCLGGGKTCLFYQMKQCLGPCEGLVTPEAYAALIDEAKSLIDSKRKLLSRLEARMAFYAESLRFEEAAKLRDRIERIERSEQLSKIDLANAADYDIFAVAHNDKYAAIVRLFMRRGKIVSSAFDTIRINALFDPGELYERTLLEFYVHDQPPIVAPILVADDFDTREWVASALSKHLGRKVQIHVPQRGEKRKVIDTARLNAEELLQKQRHTGAERTAEALQELCGLSAFPERVEVFDNSHLAGVAPVGAMIVAEKGTFLKKAYRHYHLDSRDEYAQMREMLTRRIEGFGANPPPDLWIIDGGRTLLLLATDLLASAGVNLDVIAVSKEKIDAKAHRAKGKAADLIHTFEETLRLPTTDPRLHWVQRLRDEAHRFAITFHKKQREKEAKSSNLLQLKGISEAKVKKLLNHFGTFEAVYAAPEEELAALLNIADAKKIKNSYR, encoded by the coding sequence ATGCTCGAACAGATTCAGAACCTGCCTGACCGTCCCGGCGTCTACCACTACTACGACGCCGGCGGCCACCTGCTCTACGTCGGCAAGGCCAAGAGCCTGAAGAAAAGGGTGAAGAGCTATTTCCGCTTTACCCCCGTGCTAGCCCCCAACCCGACCCTCTCCCCCCGCATCCGCAAGATGCTCGGCGAAACCGTTTCACTGAACTATATCGTCGTCGAAAGCGAACACGACGCCCTGATCCTGGAAAACTCTCTGATCAAGCAGCTCAAGCCCAAATACAACATCCTGCTGCGCGACGACAAGACCTACCCCTATATCTACATCGATCGCGCCCTCCCCTTCCCCCGTTTCGAGATCACGCGCAAAGTCATTACCGGCAGTCGTATCGAATATTTCGGCCCCTATTCCGTCGGGGCGCGGGACATCCTCGACTCTCTCTACGACCTCGTACCGCTCGTGCAGAAGCAGAGCTGCCTCGGCGGGGGGAAGACCTGCCTTTTCTACCAGATGAAACAGTGCCTCGGCCCCTGCGAAGGACTGGTGACGCCGGAGGCTTACGCCGCCCTTATCGACGAGGCCAAGAGCCTTATCGATTCCAAACGGAAACTGCTCTCCCGCCTGGAGGCGCGGATGGCTTTTTACGCCGAATCGCTTCGCTTCGAAGAGGCGGCGAAACTGCGCGACCGGATCGAACGGATCGAGCGCAGCGAACAGCTCTCCAAGATTGACCTGGCCAACGCCGCGGACTACGATATCTTTGCCGTCGCCCACAACGACAAATATGCCGCCATCGTCCGCCTCTTCATGCGACGGGGCAAGATCGTCTCCTCCGCGTTCGACACGATCCGCATTAATGCGCTTTTCGACCCCGGCGAACTCTATGAACGTACCCTGCTGGAGTTCTACGTCCATGACCAGCCCCCCATCGTCGCCCCCATCCTCGTTGCGGATGATTTCGATACCCGCGAGTGGGTCGCATCGGCGCTCTCAAAACACCTGGGGCGCAAAGTACAGATCCATGTCCCCCAGCGCGGCGAAAAACGCAAAGTGATCGATACCGCGCGCCTCAATGCCGAGGAGCTGCTCCAGAAGCAGCGGCATACGGGGGCCGAACGGACCGCGGAAGCCCTGCAGGAGCTCTGCGGACTCTCCGCCTTCCCCGAACGCGTCGAGGTCTTCGACAACTCCCACCTCGCCGGGGTCGCGCCCGTCGGTGCCATGATCGTGGCCGAAAAGGGGACGTTCCTCAAAAAGGCCTACCGCCACTACCACCTCGACTCACGGGACGAGTACGCCCAGATGCGCGAAATGCTGACCCGCCGGATCGAGGGTTTCGGCGCCAACCCGCCGCCGGACCTCTGGATCATCGACGGAGGGCGCACCCTGCTGCTGCTGGCGACGGACCTTCTCGCCTCCGCCGGGGTCAACCTCGATGTCATCGCTGTCAGCAAGGAAAAAATCGATGCCAAAGCACACCGCGCGAAAGGCAAAGCCGCCGACCTGATCCATACGTTTGAGGAGACCCTGAGACTCCCGACGACCGACCCCCGTCTGCACTGGGTACAGCGGCTGCGGGATGAAGCCCACCGCTTTGCTATCACCTTTCACAAAAAGCAACGAGAAAAGGAGGCAAAAAGTTCAAATCTCCTGCAACTGAAGGGCATTTCCGAGGCCAAGGTCAAAAAACTTCTCAACCATTTCGGTACCTTTGAAGCCGTTTATGCAGCCCCCGAAGAGGAACTCGCCGCCCTCCTCAACATTGCTGATGCAAAAAAGATCAAAAACAGTTATCGATAA
- a CDS encoding PAS domain-containing protein: MQVVEPIDEEFKFEGRAIVSETDLNGIITFANRKFCEISGYTKEELIGQPHNIIRHPDMPKKAFEMMWNTIKQGNVWTGLVKNLRKDGRYYWVETTITPIQDDTGAITKYAAARKGASEAAIEEAETLYERLRGEEAES, from the coding sequence ATGCAGGTAGTAGAACCGATAGATGAAGAGTTTAAATTCGAAGGCCGTGCGATCGTGAGCGAAACGGATCTCAATGGGATCATTACCTTTGCCAACCGGAAGTTCTGTGAAATCTCCGGCTACACCAAAGAGGAGCTGATCGGACAGCCGCACAATATCATCCGTCACCCGGATATGCCGAAAAAGGCCTTTGAGATGATGTGGAATACCATCAAACAGGGTAATGTGTGGACCGGTCTTGTCAAAAACCTGCGCAAAGACGGACGGTACTACTGGGTTGAAACAACGATCACACCGATCCAGGACGATACCGGAGCGATCACCAAATATGCCGCTGCGCGCAAAGGTGCCAGCGAAGCGGCCATCGAAGAGGCCGAAACGCTTTACGAACGCCTGCGCGGCGAAGAAGCAGAATCATAA
- the nadB gene encoding L-aspartate oxidase, which translates to MQYDVLIIGAGVAGLYAALNIPTDKKVLLINKTRPWECNTYYAQGGVTTARNDADIPIHIKDTLEAGAGMCNEEAVRVLSETSQTVVRDLMARGFKFDTGENGRLLYTKEAAHSADRILHAGGDATGRHLHHFLLLNNPHPMLANATVIDFLIEEGQICGVEVVYKGERKVILAHQVILASGGVGSLYRFHTNAYSISGDIQGICVEKGIALENMEMMQFHPTVYLGNQSVQKQLLSEALRGEGAQVEDEDGYRFLFDYDPRGELAPRDIVSRALFDYRRKTKKQIYLSFREFDPAYFHKRFPNISANLRDMGFDVPKDRVPVSPAFHYAIGGIKTDLEGHVAGIKGLYAIGEAASTGVHGANRLASNSLLEGLVFAKRATAALLSEAGSRCSTPFAPGDEPLFVEGDKEKKEQLRRIMWKFVSIVRTTEGLQEALATLDAMLASPIGRMLRLRLLTAHEIVRAALAREESVGVHYREN; encoded by the coding sequence ATGCAGTATGACGTCCTCATCATCGGTGCCGGGGTCGCCGGACTCTACGCCGCGCTGAACATTCCCACCGACAAAAAAGTGCTTCTGATCAACAAGACCCGCCCCTGGGAGTGCAACACCTATTACGCCCAGGGCGGCGTGACGACGGCGCGCAACGACGCCGACATCCCCATTCATATCAAAGACACCCTCGAAGCGGGTGCGGGCATGTGCAACGAGGAGGCGGTCCGGGTGCTGAGCGAAACCTCGCAGACCGTGGTCCGTGACCTGATGGCACGCGGTTTCAAGTTCGATACGGGGGAGAACGGGCGTCTGCTCTATACCAAAGAGGCGGCGCACTCCGCCGACCGGATCCTGCATGCGGGCGGCGATGCGACGGGTCGGCACCTCCACCATTTCCTGCTGCTGAACAACCCCCACCCCATGCTGGCCAACGCCACCGTCATCGATTTTCTCATCGAGGAGGGGCAGATCTGCGGGGTCGAGGTCGTTTACAAGGGCGAGCGCAAAGTGATCCTCGCGCACCAGGTGATCCTCGCCAGCGGCGGGGTGGGTTCGCTCTACCGTTTTCACACGAACGCCTACAGCATCAGCGGAGACATCCAGGGCATCTGTGTCGAAAAGGGGATCGCCCTCGAAAATATGGAGATGATGCAGTTCCACCCGACGGTCTACCTCGGCAACCAGTCCGTGCAGAAGCAGCTGCTCAGCGAAGCGCTGCGCGGCGAGGGGGCGCAGGTCGAGGATGAAGACGGTTACCGTTTCCTCTTCGATTACGACCCCCGGGGCGAACTTGCCCCCCGCGACATCGTCAGCCGGGCGCTTTTCGACTACCGCCGCAAGACGAAAAAGCAGATCTACCTCTCCTTCCGGGAGTTCGATCCGGCCTATTTCCACAAACGCTTCCCCAATATCAGCGCCAACCTGCGGGATATGGGCTTTGACGTCCCCAAAGACCGGGTGCCGGTCTCCCCGGCGTTTCACTACGCCATCGGCGGGATCAAGACGGACCTGGAGGGCCACGTTGCCGGTATCAAGGGCCTTTACGCCATTGGTGAAGCGGCGTCGACGGGGGTCCACGGCGCCAACCGTCTGGCCAGCAACTCGCTGCTGGAGGGGCTGGTCTTCGCCAAACGCGCGACCGCGGCGCTGCTGAGCGAAGCGGGGAGCCGCTGTTCCACCCCTTTCGCCCCGGGAGATGAGCCCCTGTTTGTCGAGGGGGACAAAGAGAAAAAGGAGCAGCTGCGCCGTATAATGTGGAAATTCGTTTCCATTGTCCGGACGACAGAAGGGCTCCAGGAAGCACTGGCCACGCTCGACGCCATGCTTGCTTCCCCGATCGGCCGGATGCTGAGATTGCGCTTGTTGACGGCGCACGAGATCGTCCGCGCCGCCCTGGCCAGGGAAGAATCGGTCGGGGTCCATTACCGCGAAAACTGA
- the lptM gene encoding LPS translocon maturation chaperone LptM, whose product MRSIFHMMIIAVCLLSLSGCGYKGNPYYEAPQKVR is encoded by the coding sequence ATGCGAAGCATTTTTCATATGATGATTATAGCGGTTTGCCTGTTAAGCCTTTCTGGATGCGGCTACAAAGGTAATCCCTACTACGAAGCCCCGCAAAAGGTGCGCTGA